The following coding sequences lie in one Arachis ipaensis cultivar K30076 chromosome B05, Araip1.1, whole genome shotgun sequence genomic window:
- the LOC107643437 gene encoding uncharacterized protein LOC107643437 isoform X2 has protein sequence MYLRGFSAESVKAALLQLTPIDIVKWSGILSIIAAATKWTVNTLFSPFFWMYFSWSWLFWPWFVAILIAFYGLHCFRKHLHGEANMFEQLAIVTSAFTWLTLVPPGFFNGYLEGWPFVFFFVYHYFFFFNVSVRKRLYGDYFTRPHDPKWDVNLPMTSRLVFSAGVMVAHWLAAFEGPELHRIPGGWNNLGIWALILTTLLMQYNATLYLAKYSENVVVPTAVVQFGPYRWVRHPIYSSTMLLFVTNFLALRAPLSLLFVVAVCLLYYRQKAKLEEALMVETFGESYTQYASKVKYKLIPFIY, from the coding sequence ATGTACTTGAGAGGTTTCTCGGCCGAATCAGTAAAAGCGGCTCTTTTGCAGTTGACTCCCATTGATATTGTGAAGTGGTCTGGGATATTATCCATCATAGCTGCGGCCACAAAATGGACTGTGAACACACTCTTCAGTCCTTTCTTCTGGATGTATTTTAGTTGGTCATGGTTGTTTTGGCCGTGGTTTGTAGCTATATTGATTGCATTTTATGGGTTACACTGCTTTAGGAAACATTTACATGGCGAGGCAAACATGTTCGAGCAATTGGCAATTGTTACATCAGCTTTTACATGGCTCACTCTGGTTCCGCCAGGTTTTTTCAATGGCTACCTTGAAGGCTggccttttgttttcttttttgtgtatcattatttctttttcttcaatgttAGTGTTCGAAAGAGGTTGTATGGAGACTATTTTACCCGGCCCCATGACCCTAAATGGGATGTCAACTTGCCGATGACGTCGCGCCTTGTGTTTAGTGCAGGAGTCATGGTTGCCCATTGGCTTGCAGCATTTGAAGGGCCAGAGCTTCACCGGATACCAGGTGGGTGGAACAATCTTGGAATTTGGGCTTTAATTCTCACAACTCTACTAATGCAGTACAATGCAACATTATATCTTGCTAAGTATTCAGAAAATGTGGTTGTGCCAACTGCTGTTGTTCAATTTGGACCGTATCGCTGGGTTCGTCATCCAATATACTCATCAACTATGCTTCTATTTGTAACAAACTTCCTTGCGCTTCGTGCACCCTTGAGTTTGCTGTTTGTTGTAGCAGTTTGTTTGTTGTATTATAGGCAGAAGGCAAAACTGGAGGAGGCTTTAATGGTTGAGACTTTTGGTGAGAGTTATACACAGTATGCTAGCAAAGTTAAGTACAAGTTGATTCCTTTTATCTATTAG
- the LOC110271977 gene encoding uncharacterized protein LOC110271977: MFGYNKHDISVVSNVMFEKAREAEPQIDSRVCPSNLKPPEISLLCDLLLRGDTFSLKPQAPRNLPLVRSPSSRCSSLVCDPLVPFTRRKEEGGSLMKSLCVELPSKKKPSPPRLAGNVCACYQRIRQL; the protein is encoded by the exons ATGTTTGGATATAATAAACATGACATTAGTGTAGTGTCTAATGTTATGTTTG aaaaagccagAGAGGCAGAGCCCCAAATTGATTCCAGGGTTTGTCCCTCTAACCTCAAGCCCCCAGAAATCTCCCTCTTGTGCGATCTCCTTCTTCGCGGTGATACTTTCTCCCTCAAACCTCAAGCCCCCAGAAATCTCCCTCTTGTGCGATCTCCTTCTTCGCGGTGCTCCTCCCTCGTGTGCGATCCCCTG GTTCCGTTTACGAGAAGGAAAGAGGAAGGCGGCTCATTGATGAAAAGCCTGTGTGTTGAATTACCGTCGAAGAAGAAGCCGTCTCCTCCGCGTTTGGCAG GAAATGTTTGTGCTTGCTATCAAAGGATCAGGCAGTTATGA
- the LOC107643437 gene encoding uncharacterized protein LOC107643437 isoform X1 yields the protein MEATKALSHSKAISFGFSIVSNSFFLRPFNKHFHADILNNDYRFHCRPIHIGSQLNCSYGKQFSFLKPTRKRADLLPTPTCSVAGNSSSKPHNPIEMYLRGFSAESVKAALLQLTPIDIVKWSGILSIIAAATKWTVNTLFSPFFWMYFSWSWLFWPWFVAILIAFYGLHCFRKHLHGEANMFEQLAIVTSAFTWLTLVPPGFFNGYLEGWPFVFFFVYHYFFFFNVSVRKRLYGDYFTRPHDPKWDVNLPMTSRLVFSAGVMVAHWLAAFEGPELHRIPGGWNNLGIWALILTTLLMQYNATLYLAKYSENVVVPTAVVQFGPYRWVRHPIYSSTMLLFVTNFLALRAPLSLLFVVAVCLLYYRQKAKLEEALMVETFGESYTQYASKVKYKLIPFIY from the coding sequence ATGGAAGCAACAAAGGCTCTTTCACACTCCAAAGCCATCTCTTTTGGTTTTTCGATCGTGAGCAACAGCTTCTTTCTGAGACCTTTCAACAAGCATTTTCATGCTGATATACTTAATAATGACTATCGATTTCACTGCAGACCTATACACATTGGTTCCCAATTGAATTGCTCCTACGGAAAGCAATTCTCCTTTCTGAAACCAACAAGAAAAAGGGCTGATCTACTGCCAACTCCTACATGCTCAGTTGCCGGTAACTCCAGCAGCAAACCTCATAATCCAATCGAAATGTACTTGAGAGGTTTCTCGGCCGAATCAGTAAAAGCGGCTCTTTTGCAGTTGACTCCCATTGATATTGTGAAGTGGTCTGGGATATTATCCATCATAGCTGCGGCCACAAAATGGACTGTGAACACACTCTTCAGTCCTTTCTTCTGGATGTATTTTAGTTGGTCATGGTTGTTTTGGCCGTGGTTTGTAGCTATATTGATTGCATTTTATGGGTTACACTGCTTTAGGAAACATTTACATGGCGAGGCAAACATGTTCGAGCAATTGGCAATTGTTACATCAGCTTTTACATGGCTCACTCTGGTTCCGCCAGGTTTTTTCAATGGCTACCTTGAAGGCTggccttttgttttcttttttgtgtatcattatttctttttcttcaatgttAGTGTTCGAAAGAGGTTGTATGGAGACTATTTTACCCGGCCCCATGACCCTAAATGGGATGTCAACTTGCCGATGACGTCGCGCCTTGTGTTTAGTGCAGGAGTCATGGTTGCCCATTGGCTTGCAGCATTTGAAGGGCCAGAGCTTCACCGGATACCAGGTGGGTGGAACAATCTTGGAATTTGGGCTTTAATTCTCACAACTCTACTAATGCAGTACAATGCAACATTATATCTTGCTAAGTATTCAGAAAATGTGGTTGTGCCAACTGCTGTTGTTCAATTTGGACCGTATCGCTGGGTTCGTCATCCAATATACTCATCAACTATGCTTCTATTTGTAACAAACTTCCTTGCGCTTCGTGCACCCTTGAGTTTGCTGTTTGTTGTAGCAGTTTGTTTGTTGTATTATAGGCAGAAGGCAAAACTGGAGGAGGCTTTAATGGTTGAGACTTTTGGTGAGAGTTATACACAGTATGCTAGCAAAGTTAAGTACAAGTTGATTCCTTTTATCTATTAG